In a genomic window of Aggregatimonas sangjinii:
- a CDS encoding type 1 glutamine amidotransferase domain-containing protein, with product MGRIKNGFVLLLVMICFFYGCAEDKNGPVAEKPRERILFIVSNAHFYGDSNINASNHFAEIVHAYDVFTAAGFAIDFVSPEGGAIPIGYINTSDSLQKRYLYDNTFMDALETTKSPDEIKAADYKAVYYGGGGAAMFGVPENESIQKIVMELYEQHKGIISAICHGTAGIVNLKTQDGNYVYAGKKVNGFPDVFERKEAEYYKTFPFSIQERIKEGDGNFMFSEKGWDGFYQLDGRLITGQDPSSAAIVAEKILETLEQL from the coding sequence ATGGGAAGAATAAAGAATGGCTTTGTATTACTCTTAGTAATGATTTGCTTTTTTTATGGATGTGCAGAGGATAAAAACGGCCCTGTAGCGGAGAAACCGAGGGAGCGTATTTTGTTCATTGTTTCGAACGCTCATTTCTATGGGGATTCGAATATCAATGCCTCCAACCATTTTGCCGAAATCGTACATGCCTATGACGTTTTTACAGCAGCAGGTTTTGCAATTGACTTTGTAAGTCCCGAGGGAGGGGCCATCCCGATCGGCTATATCAATACCTCAGATTCGCTCCAGAAAAGATACCTGTATGACAATACCTTTATGGATGCGTTGGAAACGACTAAAAGCCCGGATGAAATCAAGGCAGCTGATTATAAAGCGGTCTATTATGGAGGTGGGGGAGCAGCCATGTTCGGGGTGCCGGAAAACGAAAGCATCCAAAAAATCGTGATGGAGCTATACGAGCAGCATAAGGGAATCATATCGGCCATTTGCCATGGTACGGCCGGAATCGTGAATCTAAAGACACAGGATGGTAACTATGTGTATGCCGGAAAGAAGGTAAACGGTTTTCCCGATGTGTTCGAAAGAAAAGAAGCCGAGTACTACAAGACCTTCCCTTTTTCGATTCAGGAGCGCATCAAGGAGGGAGACGGTAACTTCATGTTTTCCGAAAAGGGTTGGGATGGTTTTTATCAGTTAGATGGTCGTTTAATCACCGGTCAAGACCCTAGCTCCGCAGCCATCGTAGCAGAGAAAATCCTTGAAACCTTAGAACAATTATAA
- a CDS encoding serine hydrolase domain-containing protein yields the protein MKNVFTTLLFFVGITSFSQENQKREITPDRIDAVFSQWDTPDKPGIAVGILNDGKVVYTKGYGLANLEHGVPIGPETKFHIGDLAKEFTVYALLLLEQRGQLSLKDDIRKHLPQLESFPNAITIQQLLHHTGGLNNADVSKVLAGWREEDTFTKNQAYDMIRNQAKSAPEGGSVQRFTDTGFMILEDLIARIAKTSYPDFVSKEIFEPLGMSNSVFDTQGAAIANRAQGYVALDDSFSNSTMNYEHTLVSDVYTTVGDMCLWAKELADPKIGTEQMVEKFDSLSLVDGERVEENNLALYTGGHRFWNFRGAKKLYHVEVVGGYASKLIRYPAYDLAVVIMGNDGAYNGYAGTEASALYIENFLDPSPEGTAKITSKKLSKQQLMAFEGDYWDVANHTTRKVHIANDTLRYFRGAGNESALVPLNKDTFKMITWGEVTVRFDTNTVPKTMDVVVGDDTSHLIAFKADADWTKDLDTFTGKYYAADLDVYYSLKLDHGELVITHPRMEQVGLAPRIPDLFTGDRRHFSSLAFQRDTNGMVTGFQLSTDGVADIWFQKETAQVENLLKTK from the coding sequence ATGAAAAATGTATTCACCACATTGTTATTCTTTGTAGGGATTACCTCTTTCTCTCAAGAAAATCAGAAAAGGGAAATCACACCAGACCGGATAGATGCCGTTTTCTCCCAATGGGATACCCCCGACAAGCCAGGAATTGCCGTAGGCATCCTGAATGATGGCAAGGTAGTTTATACCAAAGGGTATGGTTTGGCCAATTTGGAACATGGCGTTCCGATAGGGCCTGAAACCAAATTCCATATCGGTGACCTGGCAAAGGAGTTTACCGTTTACGCGCTTCTGCTTTTAGAGCAACGCGGCCAGCTTTCGCTAAAGGATGACATTCGAAAGCACTTACCCCAATTGGAATCCTTTCCAAATGCGATAACCATTCAGCAGCTGTTGCATCATACTGGTGGACTGAACAACGCTGACGTTTCCAAGGTCTTAGCCGGATGGAGGGAAGAAGATACATTTACTAAGAATCAAGCCTATGACATGATTCGAAACCAAGCGAAATCGGCACCTGAGGGCGGAAGCGTGCAGCGATTTACCGATACCGGGTTTATGATACTCGAAGACCTGATCGCCCGCATCGCTAAGACATCCTACCCCGATTTTGTGTCCAAGGAAATCTTCGAACCCCTAGGTATGTCAAATTCGGTATTCGATACCCAAGGCGCTGCAATCGCTAATAGGGCCCAAGGGTATGTTGCCCTTGATGATAGCTTCTCCAATTCGACCATGAATTATGAACATACCCTTGTATCGGATGTCTATACTACCGTAGGGGATATGTGTCTATGGGCCAAGGAACTGGCAGACCCAAAAATCGGTACGGAACAAATGGTCGAAAAATTCGACAGCCTCTCGCTCGTAGATGGGGAAAGGGTCGAAGAAAACAATTTGGCATTGTACACAGGAGGGCATCGGTTTTGGAATTTTAGGGGAGCTAAAAAACTATACCATGTCGAGGTTGTCGGGGGTTATGCCAGTAAATTGATACGCTATCCCGCCTATGACCTTGCCGTTGTGATTATGGGAAATGATGGAGCCTACAACGGCTATGCTGGCACCGAAGCCAGTGCTTTATATATTGAGAATTTTTTAGACCCCTCGCCGGAGGGCACTGCTAAAATAACTTCCAAAAAATTGTCAAAGCAACAACTCATGGCGTTTGAGGGCGATTATTGGGATGTGGCCAACCATACTACCCGTAAAGTGCACATCGCCAACGATACCTTACGGTATTTTAGGGGTGCAGGCAATGAAAGCGCCCTCGTACCCTTGAATAAGGATACCTTCAAAATGATTACATGGGGTGAGGTAACGGTTCGTTTCGATACGAATACCGTCCCCAAAACCATGGATGTCGTGGTCGGGGACGATACCTCGCATCTCATTGCCTTTAAGGCCGATGCAGATTGGACCAAAGACCTCGACACCTTCACGGGAAAGTATTATGCCGCGGACCTGGATGTGTATTATTCACTCAAGTTAGACCATGGAGAACTAGTCATCACCCATCCTAGGATGGAACAAGTGGGTTTGGCCCCAAGAATACCCGATTTGTTCACGGGAGACCGCAGGCATTTTTCGTCTTTGGCATTTCAACGGGATACCAACGGAATGGTCACAGGCTTTCAGCTATCCACCGATGGCGTGGCTGATATTTGGTTCCAAAAGGAAACGGCCCAAGTAGAAAATTTGCTGAAAACGAAATAA
- a CDS encoding nuclear transport factor 2 family protein, with protein MSIYKIIIPALLMFGIQNVKAQTDLEAITSTLLDYLEGTANGEPERVKSAFHDDLNLYSVANDTLQVWYGQDYVGGIKQGKKSNRIGRIVSIDYENDAAIGKIEIMMPGPKRIYTDYLMLLKYQGRWKIIHKSFTYVNYPSD; from the coding sequence ATGAGCATATACAAAATTATAATTCCGGCCCTCCTAATGTTCGGCATACAAAACGTAAAGGCACAAACCGATTTGGAAGCTATTACCAGTACATTATTGGATTACTTGGAGGGCACGGCCAATGGAGAACCGGAAAGGGTAAAAAGTGCGTTTCATGATGATTTGAACCTATATAGTGTAGCCAACGATACCCTGCAGGTCTGGTACGGGCAGGACTATGTGGGGGGCATCAAGCAAGGGAAAAAGAGCAATCGTATTGGCAGGATCGTTTCCATAGATTATGAAAATGATGCCGCCATCGGTAAAATCGAAATTATGATGCCCGGACCAAAACGGATTTACACTGATTATCTTATGCTCTTAAAGTATCAGGGTCGCTGGAAAATCATACACAAGTCCTTTACTTATGTAAATTATCCCAGCGACTAA
- a CDS encoding threonine/serine dehydratase, with protein MRQETLAACRKRISSYVHNTPVLSSRLINELIGAEMFFKCENFQRAGAYKMRGATNAILQLPDGQRAKGVVTHSSGNFAQAVALAAKSLGVKAHIVMPTSAPEVKKVGVKQYEGIIYECQPTLAARQAMADKIAEETGATFLHPSNDINVIIGQGTAAMELLEDQPDLHAIFCPVGGGGLIAGSALAAHFLGRDCKVYGGEPFEADDAYRSLQSGKIEGNETVNTIADGLRTTLGDKNFPIIKEHVTEIFRVTEDEIVAAMRLVWERMKIIIEPSSAVTLAALIRNKKSFRNRRVGVIISGGNVDLNNLPF; from the coding sequence ATGCGACAAGAAACACTTGCGGCATGCCGCAAACGAATATCGTCCTATGTGCACAATACCCCGGTGTTGTCTTCTAGACTGATCAATGAGCTGATCGGTGCCGAAATGTTTTTCAAGTGCGAAAATTTTCAACGGGCCGGGGCCTATAAGATGCGGGGGGCGACCAATGCTATTTTACAATTACCCGATGGACAACGTGCCAAGGGCGTGGTAACCCACTCCTCCGGAAATTTTGCCCAGGCCGTTGCTTTGGCTGCCAAAAGTCTTGGGGTAAAAGCACACATTGTGATGCCGACCTCGGCGCCCGAAGTCAAGAAAGTAGGGGTGAAGCAATATGAAGGGATCATTTACGAATGCCAACCTACGCTCGCAGCGCGTCAAGCGATGGCCGATAAAATCGCTGAGGAGACCGGAGCGACATTCTTGCATCCTTCGAACGATATCAATGTAATTATCGGGCAAGGTACTGCAGCGATGGAATTGCTTGAGGACCAACCCGATCTACATGCCATTTTCTGCCCGGTAGGTGGCGGCGGACTCATAGCGGGCTCTGCTCTGGCCGCCCACTTCTTGGGAAGGGATTGTAAGGTTTATGGTGGGGAACCGTTTGAAGCCGATGATGCCTATCGTTCGCTACAAAGTGGTAAGATAGAGGGGAATGAAACGGTCAATACCATTGCCGACGGACTAAGAACGACCTTAGGGGATAAAAATTTTCCCATTATCAAAGAACATGTTACCGAAATCTTCAGGGTTACCGAAGACGAAATTGTAGCTGCAATGCGCCTGGTATGGGAGCGAATGAAAATTATCATCGAACCCTCTAGTGCGGTAACTTTGGCGGCACTTATCAGAAATAAGAAATCCTTTCGAAACAGGCGGGTGGGAGTCATCATATCGGGAGGTAATGTAGATTTGAATAATTTGCCTTTTTAA